The sequence below is a genomic window from Gemmatimonadales bacterium.
CGCCATCACCGACCTGGCCGACTCGGCGGTTCGGGCCACTCGGGGCGCGGAGCTGGTGGTGCTGGCGGTGCCGCCCAACGCGACGCTCGATCTTATCGGTCGCCTGGCCTCGGAACTTGAGGCCGCGGCACTCATGACCGACGTCTGCAGCGTGAAGGCGCCGATCGTGGCACGGGCCGCGGCCGAGGGCCTGGGCGATCGCTTCGCCGGCGGCCACCCACTCGCCGGAACCCACGCATCGGGCTTCGCGGCCGCGCGGCCCGACCGGCTCCGGGGATGCGTCGTGTACGTCTGCGAGACCGGCGCGCCGGGTGGCGACCAGGCCGCGCGCAACGTGATGAGCTTCTGGCGCCGGGTGCTCGAAGCGTCGCCGGTGCTGATCGACGCCACCGCCCACGATCGCCAGCTCGCCTGGACCAGTCACCTGCCTCAGGCTGTCGCGTCCGCGCTCGCCAAGATCCTGGCCGATCGGGGCCTCTCGGGCGTGTCCTTCGGGCCCGGTGCCCGGGATACGACCCGGCTGGCGGCCAGTCAGCCCGACATGTGGATCGATATCCTGCTGCACAACCGTGAAGCGGTGGCCGATGCCCTCGCCGCCGCCGAGACCGGCCTGGCGGATCTCCGGCGGCTGATCGCCACGGGCGACGCCGCCGGCCTCCGCCAGTACCTCACGACCGCCCAGCGCTTCCGGGAGGGGTTGGAGCGGTGAGGGTGGGCGGGAGCGTACGGGTGCCCGGCGACAAGAGCATCACCCACCGGACGCTGCTGCTGGGCGCGCTGGCCGGGGGGACGAGTCACGTGGGCGGCGCGCTCACCTCGCTGGACGCACGGTCCAGCGCGCGGGTGCTTCGGCAGCTTGGCGCGGAGATCTCGCCGCTCCGACTGGGGCGGGTGGTTGCCATCCGGGGCCGCCGGCGCCTCACCCGGCCGCTGACGCCGCTCGACTGCGGAAACTCCGGAACGACCACGCGCCTCCTCCTCGGGGTCCTCGCCGGCCACCGGTTCAGCGCCACGCTCACCGGCGACGGCTCCCTTCGCCGCCGGCCGATGCGCCGGGTCACCCTGCCGCTGGCAAAGATGGGCGCGCGATTCGTCGAGCACCGCGGTGACGGACTGCCGCTCACCGTGCGGGGCGGGCCGCTCACGCCGCTCCGCTACGAGCTGCCGGTCTCGAGCGCGCAGATCAAGAGCGCCCTCCTCCTGGCCGGACTCACCGGCGGGGTCGAGATCGAGCTGCTGGAGCGGCACGGCCGCTCGCGCGACCACAGCGAGCGCCTGCTCCGCGCGTTCGGGTACGACGTGGTGGAGCGAGAGGGCTGGATCCACTTCCGGCCCACCGGCCGGCTGGAGCCGTTCGATATCCAGGTCCCCGGGGACCCATCGTCGGCCGCGTTCCTGGTCGGTGCCGCCGCGCTCGCGGAGGCCGGTGAGCTCCGGGTGGTGGGCGTCGGAGTCAATCCCACTCGGACCGGCTTTCTCGGCGTGCTCGCGCGGATGGGTGCCGCGGTCGATCTGGCGGAAGCCACCGAGCACTTCGGTGAACCGGTGGCCGATCTGCTGATCCGGCCGGCGGAGCTTCGGGCCACGGAGGTGACTGCGCGGGAGATCCCGGGTCTCATCGACGAGATTCCGCTGCTCGCCGTGCTGGCCGCGCGCGCGGCGGGCACCACGATCTTTCGCCAGGTAGGCGAGCTGCGGGTCAAGGAAAGCGACCGGCTAAGCCTCATCGCGGAGAACCTGCGCTCGGTGGGATCGCAGGCGGAGGTCTCCGGCGACGATCTCTACGTGGAGGGAAGCCAGGCCGCGCCGCGTGGCCGGGTCCGGACCGCCGCCGACCATCGGCTCGCGATGGCGTTCGCGGTACTCGGCACCGTGCCGGGCGCCCGGGTCACGATCGACGATCTCGCCTGTGCGGCGGTCAGCTTTCCCGATTTCCCCCAGACGCTTCGCAGCATCCGCCGGCGAGGGAAGCGGTGAAGGCGGGCGTTATCGCCATCGACGGGCCCAGCGCGTCGGGAAAGTCGAGCACGGCGCGGGCGGTGGCGGAAGCGCTGGGCTTCGCTCATCTGGACTCGGGGGCGCTCTATCGCGGGGTGACGCTGGTGGCGCTCCGGGAGGCCGCGCGGCGCGGGCGGCCGGGAGAGGATCCGCTGTCCCTGCTGAACCCGGAGACCATCCTCCGCACGGCCGAGGATCGCGGACTCATGCTGCAGCCGGACGGGGCGGGGTTCGCCGCCTACCTGCAAGGCGAGCCGGTCGACGCCGCGATCCGCGCGCCCGACGTGACCGCGAGGGTCTCCGCCGTCTCCGCCGTGCCGGTGATTCGCGAATGGGTGAATACCCGGCTTCGCGCGATGGTGCGGGCGGGCCGGCAGGTGGTGGTGGACGGGCGGGACATCGGCACCGTGGTGTTCCCCGACGCGGAGCTCAAGATCTTCCTCACCGCTACGGCTGAGACCCGGGCCGGACGGCGAGTGACGCAGCGAGGTCTGAACGAGGATCCCGCCCGCCTGGAGGCCGAGGTGGAGGCGCTGGCTGTGCGGGACCAGGCGGACTCGACCCGGCAGGTGGCGCCACTCCGGCCGGCTGAGGACGCCGTCCTGCTCGACACCACGACGATGCGGTTCACCGAGCAGGTCGAGGCGATCGTCGCGCTGGCTCGGCCGATCTTCGGGGGTGATTGATCCAAGCGTTTCCCATGCCCTTTGGGGGGTGAAATGACGCCCAGCGAACAGAAGGTGCTTTGGCGCGGAGTAGCTGCCGACACACTCGTGGGAGTGGTAGTCGGGCTTCTGATAGCGTTGTTCATTGCGATCAGGCCGGAACTGTTTACGTCGCTGATACGGTAGTTGCGCCGCGCGTTCAGACCGATTCAGGACAGAGGCCGATTAGGACCAAGAAAATTCCAAGTGAGACCACCAAGCGGTTGTC
It includes:
- a CDS encoding prephenate dehydrogenase/arogenate dehydrogenase family protein, whose amino-acid sequence is MRPSSMAVIGLGAIGGSLAWQARMAGIPKVVGFSPSRSDGIEALRASAITDLADSAVRATRGAELVVLAVPPNATLDLIGRLASELEAAALMTDVCSVKAPIVARAAAEGLGDRFAGGHPLAGTHASGFAAARPDRLRGCVVYVCETGAPGGDQAARNVMSFWRRVLEASPVLIDATAHDRQLAWTSHLPQAVASALAKILADRGLSGVSFGPGARDTTRLAASQPDMWIDILLHNREAVADALAAAETGLADLRRLIATGDAAGLRQYLTTAQRFREGLER
- the aroA gene encoding 3-phosphoshikimate 1-carboxyvinyltransferase; amino-acid sequence: MPGDKSITHRTLLLGALAGGTSHVGGALTSLDARSSARVLRQLGAEISPLRLGRVVAIRGRRRLTRPLTPLDCGNSGTTTRLLLGVLAGHRFSATLTGDGSLRRRPMRRVTLPLAKMGARFVEHRGDGLPLTVRGGPLTPLRYELPVSSAQIKSALLLAGLTGGVEIELLERHGRSRDHSERLLRAFGYDVVEREGWIHFRPTGRLEPFDIQVPGDPSSAAFLVGAAALAEAGELRVVGVGVNPTRTGFLGVLARMGAAVDLAEATEHFGEPVADLLIRPAELRATEVTAREIPGLIDEIPLLAVLAARAAGTTIFRQVGELRVKESDRLSLIAENLRSVGSQAEVSGDDLYVEGSQAAPRGRVRTAADHRLAMAFAVLGTVPGARVTIDDLACAAVSFPDFPQTLRSIRRRGKR
- the cmk gene encoding (d)CMP kinase; translation: MKAGVIAIDGPSASGKSSTARAVAEALGFAHLDSGALYRGVTLVALREAARRGRPGEDPLSLLNPETILRTAEDRGLMLQPDGAGFAAYLQGEPVDAAIRAPDVTARVSAVSAVPVIREWVNTRLRAMVRAGRQVVVDGRDIGTVVFPDAELKIFLTATAETRAGRRVTQRGLNEDPARLEAEVEALAVRDQADSTRQVAPLRPAEDAVLLDTTTMRFTEQVEAIVALARPIFGGD